A part of Oncorhynchus masou masou isolate Uvic2021 chromosome 30, UVic_Omas_1.1, whole genome shotgun sequence genomic DNA contains:
- the LOC135522982 gene encoding uncharacterized protein LOC135522982 has translation MIDLEARVTTSENQMEDLKKENAGQAALMLSLGSRLTALQSQMAELKKENADQAAQLSALENTVTASESQVAELMAKNAALEARVTVSESHVAELKAKNAALEARVTASERQVEELEKENADKAAQLLSLVSRVTTLQSQVAELKKENAALEARVTASENQVAELMGKNTAQAVELSDLKNRLTTSESHVAELEKNNAALRTRVTANESKLEELKKENAAQAAELSDLKNRVTTSESQVAELKKENAALEARLSVAESQVEELRLDRRQVAFSVGLTDSGYVGPFQTEITLVYEKIFTNIGNGYDTNSGMFSAPVRGVYYFTFTSMGREPGQKMGVYLVKNGEQMIYNVQDNFHGGYEYMTGAVALELEKDDLVYLRLPKGWGLYDDNYNHIVFTGILLFTTNPAMGRLH, from the exons ATGATAGACCTGGAGGCCAGAGTGACAACCAGTGAGAACCAGATGGAAGACTTGAAGAAAGAGAATGCAG GCCAAGCAGCACTAATGTTATCCTTGGGAAGCCGACTAACAGCCCTTCAGAGCCAGATGGCAGAACTGAAGAAAGAGAATGCAG ATCAAGCAGCACAGCTGTCAGCCCTAGAGAACACAGTGACAGCCAGTGAGAGCCAGGTGGCAGAGCTGATGGCCAAAAATGCAG CCCTGGAGGCCAGAGTGACAGTCAGTGAGAGTCATGTGGCAGAACTGAAGGCGAAGAACGCAG CCCTGGAGGCCAGAGTGACAGCCAgtgagagacaggtggaggagctGGAGAAAGAGAATGCAG ACAAAGCAGCACAACTGTTATCCTTGGTGAGCAGAGTGACAACCCTTCAGAGCCAGGTGGCAGAACTGAAGAAAGAGAATGCAG CCCTGGAGGCCAGAGTAACAGCCAGTGAGAACCAGGTGGCAGAACTGATGGGAAAGAATACAG CCCAAGCAGTAGAACTGTCAGACTTGAAGAACAGATTGACAACCAGTGAGAGTCATGTGGCAGAACTGGAGAAAAATAATGCAG CCTTGAGGACCAGAGTGACAGCCAATGAGAGCAAGCTGGAGGAACTGAAGAAAGAGAATGCAG CCCAAGCAGCAGAACTGTCAGACTTGAAGAACAGAGTGACAACCAGTGAGAGCCAGGTGGCAGAGTTGAAGAAAGAGAATGCAG CCCTGGAGGCAAGATTGAGTGTCGCTGAGAGCCAAGTGGAGGAACTGAGGCTAG ACAGAAGACAGGTGGCCTTTTCTGTTGGTTTGACGGACTCAGGATATGTGGGACCCTTTCAAACTGAGATCACTCTGGTCTATGAAAAAATCTTCACCAACATCGGCAACGGTTACGACACAAACTCTG GTATGTTTTCAGCACCAGTGAGAGGAGTCTACTACTTCACATTCACCTCCATGGGCCGAGAGCCTGGACAGAAAATGGGTGTTTACTTGGTCAAAAATGGAGAGCAAATGATATACAACGTCCAGGACAACTTCCATGGTGGTTATGAGTACATGACAGGTGCCGTGGCTCTGGAGCTAGAGAAAGATGACCTGGTGTACTTAAGGCTTCCTAAGGGCTGGGGGCTGTATGATGACAACTACAACCACATTGTCTTTACTGGCATCCTGCTCTTCACCACCAACCCTGCTATGGGCCGACTCCACTAG